One part of the Rutidosis leptorrhynchoides isolate AG116_Rl617_1_P2 chromosome 1, CSIRO_AGI_Rlap_v1, whole genome shotgun sequence genome encodes these proteins:
- the LOC139881988 gene encoding protein trichome birefringence-like 34, with protein sequence MEKKKRMVGIWDLKHMFESSLIIFFIIGALATTAVYYINSDEHDFRSTIFHKDNVYDSLKSCDLFSGKWIHDNESYPIYKEDECPYIPGEFACGQHGRKDYKYQQWRWKPHGCNIPRFDAKAVLERLRGKRVIFVGDSVNRNQWLSMVCMLQSVIPAGLKKMHKVANVSLFTFKAFEYNVSVDFYWAPLLVESNADHPSKHKRNERIVHIQSIEKHAKNWVNADVLVFNSYLWWGTPTLKILYGSFEGSKRYDTISNHDGYRMVLEKWSKWLSTRINHTRTQSYFMSMTATHQRAADWGIEGNGNCLNETQPVIKDHFWESGSDLKMMRILELSLNNLKATGVSVQLMNITQLTQYRKDGHPSIHRLFYSRLKSKQLSNPTRYADCTHWCLPGVPDTWNELLLAYVLQKLK encoded by the exons atggagaagaagaagagaatgGTGGGAATATGGGATTTGAAGCATATGTTTGAAAGTAGTTTAATTATATTCTTTATAATAGGAGCATTGGCAACAACAGCTGTTTATTATATAAATAGTGATGAACATGATTTTAGATCAACGATTTTTCATAAGGATAATGTGTATGATTCTTTAAAAAGTTGCGATTTGTTCTCGGGCAAATGGATTCATGATAACGAGTCGTACCCGATATATAAAGAAGATGAGTGTCCCTATATACCGGGCGAGTTTGCTTGTGGACAACATGGGAGAAAGGATTACAAGTATCAACAATGGAGATGGAAACCTCATGGGTGCAACATTCCAAG GTTTGATGCAAAAGCAGTTCTTGAGAGGTTaaggggtaaaagggtaattttTGTTGGTGATTCAGTGAACAGGAACCAATGGCTATCAATGGTTTGTATGCTTCAATCGGTCATACCTGCTGGACTCAAGAAGATGCACAAAGTTGCTAATGTGTCTTTGTTCACCTTTAAGGCATTT GAATATAATGTCTCAGTTGACTTCTACTGGGCTCCGTTGCTGGTCGAATCTAATGCAGATCATCCATCGAAACATAAAAGAAACGAGCGTATAGTTCATATCCAATCCATCGAGAAACATGCTAAAAATTGGGTTAATGCGGATGTACTAGTCTTTAACTCCTATCTTTGGTGGGGTACGCCTACATTAAAAATTTT ATATGGATCGTTTGAAGGTTCGAAAAGGTATGACACGATAAGCAACCATGACGGCTATAGGATGGTTTTGGAAAAATGGtccaagtggttgagcactcgaaTCAATCATACAAGAACTCAATCTTATTTCATGAGTATGACTGCAACTCATCAAAG agCAGCTGATTGGGGAATTGAGGGTAACGGAAATTGCTTAAACGAAACACAACCAGTAATAAAAGATCATTTTTGGGAAAGTGGGTCGGATTTGAAAATGATGAGAATATTAGAGTTGTCTTTGAACAATTTGAAAGCCACAGGGGTGAGTGTGCAATTAATGAATATTACTCAACTAACACAATATAGAAAGGATGGACATCCTTCTATTCATAGGTTGTTTTATTCTAGATTAAAATCGAAACAATTATCCAACCCTACAAGATATGCAGATTGTACCCACTGGTGCCTTCCAGGTGTCCCAGATACTTGGAATGAGCTACTTCTTGCTTATGTTCTTCAAAAACTTAAATAG